Proteins encoded by one window of Erysipelothrix rhusiopathiae:
- a CDS encoding serine hydrolase: MKQKIVLTFLLLTATLLPIKADGNHDLIPIYDLDLQSQNYILVDPKTGQTLAEKNHDASIHPASITKVLTVITAIEALGETSLDTLYTIPPEVFEGLDPIASVAGFQEGDQVTLNDLLHGIMLPSGADATRAISSYLTHDPEKLVVKMNRLAQRIGMKNSHFVNTSGLDDPKHLTTLDDLALLLRYALENPTFESIYKTETYLTSSTPSHPNGIELTNESLSVAHQKGYTMIKGAKSGTTDLAERALSSVAEDASQSYIFISTNAPFENRLYTQVIDHGTVYQHVIENYQYAPLLYKNTTIQTIPIKHGRTDFEIWFKDDIMSYLPKDYDPKDIKIEFIPSQKEFEAPLPKDFKMGEVRFNYKGKQLLEKEVINNEIIKLSYLKVAFEASKIIGFILAVGLGILGVVYLIYRQWKDYRDHKYYLKKLDRRSRID, encoded by the coding sequence ATGAAACAAAAAATTGTCCTAACATTTTTACTCTTAACCGCTACGTTATTACCCATCAAAGCTGATGGAAATCATGACCTAATTCCCATCTATGATTTAGACTTACAAAGTCAGAACTATATTCTCGTTGACCCTAAAACAGGTCAAACTCTAGCCGAAAAAAATCATGACGCATCAATCCACCCCGCTTCCATCACAAAGGTACTCACCGTAATTACCGCAATTGAAGCTTTAGGTGAGACATCACTTGACACACTTTATACAATCCCTCCCGAAGTATTTGAAGGCTTAGACCCAATCGCTTCAGTAGCAGGATTTCAAGAAGGTGACCAAGTAACACTGAACGATTTACTTCATGGAATCATGTTACCCTCAGGTGCTGATGCAACGCGTGCAATATCATCCTACCTTACACATGATCCCGAAAAACTTGTAGTTAAAATGAATCGACTCGCCCAACGCATTGGTATGAAAAACTCACACTTTGTCAATACAAGTGGACTGGATGACCCTAAACACCTTACAACACTTGATGATCTTGCTTTACTTCTAAGGTACGCATTAGAAAATCCAACATTTGAATCCATTTATAAAACAGAGACTTACCTCACGTCCTCAACACCATCCCATCCAAATGGTATCGAGCTTACAAACGAATCCCTTAGCGTCGCACATCAAAAAGGTTATACCATGATTAAAGGTGCCAAATCCGGAACGACTGATCTAGCAGAGCGTGCACTTTCAAGTGTTGCGGAAGATGCTTCACAGTCCTATATATTCATCTCAACCAATGCACCCTTTGAAAACCGTCTGTATACTCAAGTTATTGATCACGGAACTGTCTACCAACACGTAATCGAAAACTACCAATATGCGCCTTTACTGTATAAAAACACTACAATTCAAACCATACCCATCAAACACGGACGAACTGATTTTGAAATTTGGTTTAAAGACGATATTATGAGTTACCTACCGAAAGATTATGATCCTAAAGATATCAAGATTGAGTTTATTCCCAGTCAGAAAGAATTTGAAGCACCCTTACCAAAAGATTTCAAAATGGGTGAAGTTCGCTTCAATTACAAAGGAAAGCAATTGCTTGAAAAAGAAGTTATTAATAATGAAATTATCAAACTTTCATATCTTAAAGTAGCTTTTGAAGCTTCAAAAATCATTGGATTTATACTTGCTGTTGGCTTAGGAATTTTAGGTGTTGTCTATTTAATCTATCGCCAATGGAAAGATTATCGAGACCATAAATACTACCTTAAAAAATTGGATCGACGATCCCGTATAGACTAA
- a CDS encoding pyridoxal phosphate-dependent aminotransferase gives MKRRIEALTLSGIRQFSARYQGREDMVFLTIGEPDLDTPDTIKQAAVDSLMRNETHYPPAIGNLDLRDAIARHESQFNIRPYQSENVIITNGATEGLTLAIWSVVNEGDEVVIFTPSFPLYQTQVTLAGAKPVLVNTSETQFQVTPEMLENVVTPRTRAILFATPNNPTGVVYDETSIRAIRDVLTKRSDIYVIVDEVYRSMLYEGDIPSLRMDEHLQDQIIITQSFSKSHAMTGWRVGYVIAEAGLIELMHRLHQNLVTGISSFSQPACIAALDVDTQYMVEAYAIRRSYVLKRLDAMGLPYVKPEGAFYVFPSIQHFGMSSEDFATRLAEEYGLVTIPGIYFGTEGFIRISYGSPLEVLEKGLDRLERFIKDFTMDKSRKNLV, from the coding sequence ATGAAGCGTAGGATTGAAGCATTAACCCTAAGTGGGATACGTCAGTTTTCGGCACGTTATCAAGGACGTGAGGATATGGTTTTCTTAACGATTGGAGAACCCGATTTGGACACACCGGATACTATTAAGCAAGCAGCGGTAGATTCATTGATGCGAAATGAAACGCATTATCCACCTGCCATTGGAAATTTAGATTTGCGGGATGCGATTGCGCGTCATGAATCACAATTTAACATCCGTCCTTACCAATCCGAAAATGTTATTATCACAAATGGCGCAACAGAAGGTCTTACCTTAGCGATTTGGTCTGTGGTGAACGAAGGGGATGAAGTCGTGATTTTCACACCGAGTTTCCCATTGTATCAAACTCAAGTTACCCTTGCGGGAGCTAAACCTGTGTTAGTTAATACAAGTGAAACTCAATTTCAAGTAACACCTGAGATGCTTGAGAACGTGGTTACGCCACGTACCCGTGCAATTCTTTTTGCGACTCCAAATAATCCAACCGGCGTGGTCTACGATGAAACAAGTATTCGAGCAATTCGTGATGTGTTAACAAAACGATCAGATATTTATGTAATTGTCGATGAAGTGTATCGTTCGATGCTTTATGAAGGGGATATTCCATCATTGCGTATGGATGAGCATCTTCAAGATCAAATTATTATTACTCAAAGTTTTTCAAAGTCTCATGCAATGACCGGTTGGCGTGTCGGGTATGTGATAGCGGAAGCGGGACTCATTGAGTTGATGCATCGTCTTCATCAAAATCTTGTGACCGGAATTTCAAGTTTCTCACAACCGGCATGTATTGCGGCGTTGGATGTGGACACACAGTATATGGTTGAAGCTTATGCAATTCGAAGAAGTTACGTATTAAAACGATTGGATGCAATGGGACTTCCTTATGTAAAACCAGAAGGAGCCTTTTATGTTTTTCCTTCAATTCAACACTTTGGTATGTCGTCAGAAGATTTCGCAACAAGACTCGCGGAAGAGTATGGATTGGTAACAATACCGGGCATCTATTTTGGTACAGAAGGATTTATTCGAATTTCTTACGGAAGCCCTTTAGAAGTGCTGGAAAAAGGACTGGATCGACTGGAACGATTTATCAAAGATTTTACCATGGATAAATCGCGAAAGAACCTTGTTTAA
- the rpsB gene encoding 30S ribosomal protein S2 gives MSVVTMKKLLESGVHYGHQTRRWNPKMKPYIYAAKNRIYIIDLNKTQEKLDEAYAAMKDIAEKGGKLLIVGTKKQAQTIVLEEALRSGSFFINQRWLGGTLTNFRTIQKSIRRLVEIEEMENSGSINVYTKKEVSLLLKEKDRLENFLGGIKEMKKLPDALFVVDPIEDANAVAEARKLGIPVFGIVDTNCDPDAVDYAIPGNDDAIRAIRTIVGLMADAMIEPKGGVLQVAYQDQDVEDITMEDVIVNVEQQAAENDRRRRQRFEERRKRDDRRRQQRYTRTDRPTNNRDEKVEAKTETKTEKSEA, from the coding sequence ATGTCAGTTGTGACAATGAAGAAATTATTAGAAAGCGGAGTTCATTATGGACACCAAACACGTCGTTGGAATCCAAAAATGAAACCATATATTTATGCTGCAAAGAATCGTATTTACATTATCGATTTAAATAAAACTCAAGAAAAACTTGATGAAGCATATGCAGCAATGAAAGATATCGCAGAAAAAGGCGGTAAACTTTTAATTGTAGGAACAAAGAAACAAGCTCAAACAATCGTATTAGAAGAGGCACTACGTAGTGGATCATTCTTTATCAACCAACGTTGGTTAGGTGGTACATTAACAAACTTCCGTACAATCCAAAAATCAATTCGTCGTTTAGTTGAAATTGAAGAAATGGAAAACAGCGGATCAATCAATGTTTATACTAAAAAAGAAGTATCATTATTACTTAAAGAAAAAGACCGTCTAGAAAACTTCTTAGGTGGAATTAAAGAAATGAAGAAACTTCCAGATGCATTATTTGTGGTAGACCCAATTGAAGATGCTAACGCAGTTGCTGAAGCTCGTAAATTAGGAATCCCAGTATTTGGAATCGTTGATACAAACTGTGATCCAGATGCAGTTGATTACGCAATTCCTGGTAATGATGATGCAATCCGCGCAATCCGTACAATCGTAGGATTAATGGCAGATGCAATGATCGAACCAAAAGGTGGCGTATTACAAGTTGCTTACCAAGATCAAGATGTAGAAGACATCACAATGGAAGACGTTATCGTTAATGTAGAACAACAAGCTGCTGAAAATGACCGTCGTCGTCGTCAACGTTTTGAAGAACGTCGTAAACGCGATGATCGTCGTCGTCAACAACGTTATACACGTACTGACCGTCCAACAAACAATCGTGATGAAAAAGTAGAAGCAAAAACAGAAACAAAAACAGAAAAAAGTGAGGCGTAA
- the tsf gene encoding translation elongation factor Ts yields the protein MISAKLVKELRDLTGAGMMDCKKALEATEGDIQASVDWLREKGISNAQKKSGRIAAEGTTKVTVKGNRGIVIEVNSETDFVAKNVQFVELVDTLSNVLLEANPADLDAALAVDVNGQTVSDLVVAATATIGEKITLRRFAIVEKSDDEVFGEYMHMGGKISALAVLKNADEELAKDMAMQIASMSPQYVSQAEIPSEIIDHETNIQVEIVKNDESLSNKPEQVVEGIIKGRVSKSMQDISLVDQIFFKDGKAKVSQVLKSANANVESFIRFAVGEGIEKREEDFAAEVAKAAQV from the coding sequence ATGATTAGTGCAAAGTTAGTTAAAGAACTTCGTGATCTTACTGGAGCTGGAATGATGGACTGTAAGAAAGCTCTTGAAGCTACTGAAGGCGATATCCAAGCTTCAGTTGACTGGTTACGAGAAAAAGGTATTTCAAATGCTCAGAAGAAATCAGGTCGTATTGCTGCTGAAGGAACAACAAAGGTTACTGTTAAGGGAAACCGCGGTATTGTTATCGAAGTAAACTCAGAAACAGACTTTGTTGCTAAGAATGTTCAATTCGTAGAACTCGTTGATACATTAAGCAACGTACTTCTTGAAGCTAATCCTGCAGATTTAGATGCAGCTTTAGCAGTTGATGTTAATGGACAAACAGTATCTGACTTAGTTGTTGCTGCAACAGCTACAATCGGAGAAAAAATTACATTACGTCGATTTGCAATCGTTGAAAAATCAGATGATGAAGTATTCGGTGAATACATGCATATGGGTGGAAAAATTTCAGCATTAGCAGTTCTTAAGAACGCTGATGAAGAATTAGCAAAAGACATGGCAATGCAAATTGCTTCAATGTCACCACAATATGTGTCACAAGCTGAAATTCCTTCAGAAATCATTGATCACGAAACAAACATTCAAGTTGAAATCGTTAAAAATGACGAATCACTTTCAAACAAACCAGAACAAGTAGTTGAAGGAATCATTAAGGGACGTGTAAGCAAATCAATGCAAGACATCTCTTTAGTTGACCAAATTTTCTTTAAGGATGGTAAAGCTAAGGTTTCACAAGTACTTAAATCAGCAAATGCAAACGTT